From the Salvelinus alpinus chromosome 12, SLU_Salpinus.1, whole genome shotgun sequence genome, the window TAAGGAAAGACAGCAGAAGTATAAGGGACAGTTAGAAATGTCCCAAAAAATATGCACCCCCTCCCCAATGTTACAAATATTTTCACATCACCCTCCCCTTCTACTGTAATAAAATGTGCACACCTTCCCCCTCATAAAATTAACTCAAAAATAGTTATTACCACCATAAATTACAATAACTGTAACaaccctgtgtttataaacgtGGATATCGACTTTACCACTTTAGCATGgttttgtggcacagtcgatgccACGCACAGCTAATGGGCCAGAATGTTGAGGGTTCGCTATGGGCGAGCTCACTCTCTCTGGCTGTTTCATTACACTATGATCAGAGTtggctgcagacaatgatcatCTCAGGagaaatcagattttcaacatttcattgctgtatttataattatataaaatgtatgcaacaaattttccaccaacaggtttctgtgccaatgcatcACACACAACCAATAAGCAACGCGTAACTGCATACCAATTACTGACTTTGAGCACTTATCATCATGGTTTGTATTTTCAACACCACAATCAATTAGAGTATGACAATCTTGaaaaacagaaaatacatccctccTTACTCAGTACCCCTACTCAGTACCCCTACTCAGTATCACTACTCAGTACCTCTACTCAGTACCCCTACTCAGTACCTCTACTCAGTACCCCTACTCAGTACCCCTACTCAGTATCACTACTCAGTACCTCTACTCAGTACCCCTACTCAGTACCCCTACTCAGTATCACTACTCAGTACCTCTACTCAGTACCCCTACTCAGTATCCCTACTCAGTACCCCTACTCAGTACCCCTACTCAGTATCACTACTCAGTACCTCTACTCAGTATCCCTACTCAGTACCCCTACTCAGTACCCCTACTCAGTACCTCTACTCAGTACCCCTACTCAGTATCCCTACTCAGTATCACTACTCAGTACCTCTACTCAGTATCCCTACTCAGTACCCCTACTCAGTACCCCTACTCAGTATCACTACTCAGTACCCCTACTCAGTATCCCTACTCAGTACCCCTACTCAGTACCCCTACTCAGTATCACTACTCAGTATCCCTACTCAGTACCCCTACTCAGTACCCCTACTCAGTACCCCTACTCAGTACCTCTACTCAGTACCTCTACTCAGTACCCCTACTCAGTACCCCTACTCAGTATCACTACTCAGTACCCCTACTCAGTACCCCTACTCAGTATCCCTACTCAGTACCCCTACTCAGTATCCCTACTCAGTACCCCTACTCAGTATCCCTACTCAGTATCCCTACTCAGTACCCCTACTCAGTATCCCTACTCAGTACTCCTACTCAGTACCCCTACTCAGTACCCCTACTCAGTACCCCTACTCAGTATCCCTACTCAGTATCCCTACTCAGTACTCCTACTCAGTACCCCTACTCAGTACCCCTACTCAGTACCTCTACTCAGTACCCCTACTCAGTACCCCTACTCAGTACCTCTACTCAGTACCCCTACTCAGTACCCCTACTCAGTACCCCTACTCAGTATCGAAGGCTTGGTTTGAATgtaattttgttgttttgtaacagTTGTCACTTTCCATGAATCGAATGGCCATTGCGCAGTTTGGATGGTGGAATTATATTAGAGTGGAGTGGATGAACGTGCGCAGGTAGcctaatcagatgaaaacattgtGAGTAGTTGTGTTAATGCCACACAtaaaaaaggtaatacattttacatattaAATGAAAAATATTTAGGCAATATTGAAGTGTCAGGTTCTAGGTCAAGGAATAGCCACTTGGATCGGAAAGGAGCCAGAATATGTTAAgctttcctgaataactgggcctgctGGGCGCATATAGGCCTATGTGGACGACAtgggagaatgagagaatgatGATCGGCAACAGACAGCGCATCAGTATCACAAGTAAAAATACAACCAGACTGGCATGCTCCTGTGCCTATCTAGAatctgtccagagtagacccacagctGATCTTGATGGAATGAATGGAATGACTTTTGCACCATTATTCAAATGACATTttcactgcagtttacagcctGGAGTAGAATTGCACTCAATTGTTCATTGgattatggtgttgaaggctaGTCTAGGTAGGATAATTGTATTGTCCCTTAATTAACAAGATCAATGGGGGAGCTTTTTGAGCTGCATGTTTTCACTGTTCTTTCATGTGCAATGATGCACCTGGCCTCTCTGCTGCCAATCAGTTATTCCTCTATATCTTGTGGATTTATTTAGAAAATGTGTGCATATTTGAATGAttttatgtgtggtatgattgctagTTAACCTATTGCAGATCTGGATAAATGATCCAACTACCACTATTGTCAGTATGAatagagggcaggatagatagttgactggtagactacagtatattgaTCTGTGGTATAGTAATCACATGGAGAAGTGTAGTGCATAAGGGAAGTACCAAAGCACCTTGATAGGGAAGAAGCAAGTAAGCAGATGAGGGCATTTGGCTATATGGAATACATATCGTAAAACCTGCATAGTGGAAATTGTAAATCAGGGGAAAAacgcactaccctcccctgttcCCAATAAAGAAAACACACTCCCCAGAGCAATGAAAAAAATCTagacaaccctcccctattttggaACAGCCCCCCTAACCCAGTAAATGTCGAATTGTCCCTAAATCAAtagaaacacaccaacacacatcttaCCCTCCTGAGTGCAGGCCTTGACAGACATGGCCTTCTCTTTGCCTGTGGAGTACAGGGCGCTGACAGTAACTAGGTACTGTGTGTCTGGCTCTAGACCAGTGAGCAGAGTGGAGTTCTGATGTCCATGTAGCCTAACCGTGTGGACCTGCCCACTGGGTAGAGCTCCATACTCTATCTGGTACCGCTGGACATGCTCAGTTTGCAAAGGACCCCAGCTCACTCGCACTCTGTCAGGACCTGAGTCTGCCACTGTGACCACCGCTGGGCTCAACACCTCTAGGTTGGAggataggagagggagaggatgggatGACACAAAAGAGAATATTATTATCCacaaaaaatgtgtttaataATGTAAAAATATATTCTGGTTGTGTTGATTTTCTATTATACTATCTGCTCATTTCATATATCTACCACATCACTGaactctcatccccctctccctccctccttctccccccccccccccctctgaccGGGTTGTGTAGTGAAGGTGACACTGAGAGTGTTGAGGTAATCATGGTTGGACTGGGAGTTAGGGGTGAGGGTGGCAGTGTAGATGGTGTCTGGCTGCAGGCCCCTCAGCTCCACCCAGCTGGCGTCCCCGGGGAGGGTCCGTCTGTGGTACTGCCCCCCACTGCTGGCCCCGCCGTTAGGCTGACCCTCCCCAGCACCTGGCAGAACAGAGCTGTAGCGGAAAAAGCTGTAGAAATCTGTGTTGGATCCGAGTACAGGACGCCACTGCAGCACGGCACTGTGGGAGGACACCTGTACCACCCTCAGGCGCTCAACACGGAtcagctctgagagagagagagggggggaaggggaTACAACTCAGTTGGGTAGAGTTTGCATTTACACTACAGAGGATTTCATCTGCAATCACAGTCCTGTCTATAAATACTTGAGTCTGGCAACTCAATTATAGTCAAGCAGCACAGTCCCACCTCTGCTGTGATGTTCAAAGTGAAAAATGTATGCTCTGAACTGTTTTATACAAGTCTGTGCAGTTTGAAGGGCAAAAAATTACATTTCATATACTGTCATCTATGTCCTCTGTCTTTGTGAGTCActacccccctccctcacccctgccCCACACACCAATGATGGCCtccctcaggtcctctgtgaTGATACTGATGTCATCGATGTCCACAAAGTACAGGTGGGACTCGATGGGCGGGGTCACCACCCTCTGCAGCACCTGGTAGTTCCCGTGTCCCATAGAGACAGCCAACAGAGACACACCTGCCTTTCTCAGCTCTGCCATTGGTCCATCCACCATGCCCAGCTGTACCCCATCCGTTAGCCACACCAGCACTTTGGGGAGCTCCAACTcatccccagccccagctctgGCTAGCAGCCCCTGGGCCAGTCTGAGGGCAGCCTCTGTGTTGGTGTCCCCCTGGAGCTGCATCGTCCTCTGCAGTGCCCCCTGCAGGCCAGGCTGGGTGCTGTGGGCGTCCAGACCAAACTCCAGGTGTGGCTCAGTGCCCACCTGCAGCAGCCCCGCCCTCACCTGGCCTCGCcccagagagaaggggaggagcagCTCGGACAGGAAGTGCAGCAGGCGAGTGAACTCGTAGGATGACACACTTCCTGAAGAATCCAACAGGAGCAGGATGTCCCCCTCACAACAGttcagagctgagagagagagagagagagagagagagagagagagagagattacactGAAGTTATTCACCttatatatagagtatatatatatatattatgttccACAAGGCAATATAAAAACACATGCGATGAAAAGCTCTTTGTTAGCCTTTGTTTTACCTCCTGTCATGGTTGTTCTTTACTTTGCTAATCTTCCTATGTCTAAATCGAAATATTTGCTGTTCTTTGTGTGATCATTAAAATTAACCTTGATCGTTTAAGCCATTTTATTCAAACATAATGGGATCCAAGCCATAGAACAcaggacaagagagaggagaggaaagaagaatgAAGAGACAAGAGTGCTAAAAGATGAATAAAGGTATGGGTTGAAAGATGGCTGTCAATGGAGTGAGAGATATTAAACATATAAAAACAAAGGATGGGGGAAGAAAAATACTGTAAAATATAGAGAGGAACCAAATTACAGAGAGAGCAAAAAATAAAgagcgagacagaaagagaccaaacaacagagagagagtgagagagagagaccaaacaaCAGAGAAattgagagtgagagatagaaacagagagagagagtgagagagaaacagagagagagagagtgtgagagagagagagtgtgagacagagagagtaataatacacacaggcacaaacgacctgagagcacagcaggaaagggtggccacagcactgaagggagtgattgaaaaagcttcttctactttccccaacgcacaagtggttatctccaccctgctaccacgaaaagacttccaccctgctacaatacagctggtaaacgcaagcatttcccgtgactgtgcctcaaaaccaaatgtttttctggcacaccactccaccctggacttgaacagcctctatgaccaggtccacctctacaaggcagcagtgcccacctttgcccggactctaaaggacatcgctctcaaacgaagccccaacactccacacaggagcaacagatcaatagacaccccacccagaccagcgagacaccctccaagacctccaggaccccccccctggacctacacacccccccccacatcaaccatgcccacacccaatttaggccccctcagatcagacccatgccactcctgcccaccccatgcaccccacccccgcaaagagggcatcaacatggaagtcacacatacgcccaggtagtgagcgggcaaacaggcccaacccccactcttacactcgcccaagccaacgacatgtaccagatgctcagcaggctctgctcacacttactggcctgaggccaaaccccgaccaacaactttggacactttatggaacaaaaagccttcactatatcatcctggaatatccaaggcctgaggtcatctgcctttggcctaaagagcaggaacccggacttcaccaaagaaatcggtaatgcagacattgtcatcctgcaagaaacatggtatagaggagacggacccactggttgccctctaggttacagagagctggtagtcccatccaccaaactaccaggtgtgaaacagggaagggactcagggggaatgctaatttggtatagagcagacctaactcactccattaaattaatcaaaacaggaacattttacatttggctagaaattcaaaaggaaattatcttaacagagaaaaatgtcctcctgtgtgctacctatatccccccactagaatccccatactttaatgaagacagcttctccatcctggagggggaaatcaatcatttccaggcccagggacatgtattagtctgtggcgacctaaatgccagaactggacaggaacctgacaccctcagcacacagggggacaaacacctacctggaggtgacagcattccctcccccatatgcccacctaggcacaactatgacaacataaccaacaaaaacgggtcacaactcctgcagctctgtcgcacgctgggtatgtacatagtcaatggtaggcttcgaggggactcctatggtaggtacacctatagctcatctcttggcagtagcactgtagactactttatcactgacctcaacccagagtctctcagagcgttcacagtcagcccactgacacccctatcagaccacagcaaaatcacagtctacttgaacagagcaatactcaatcatgaggcatcaaagccaaaggaactgagtaacattaagaaatgctatagatggaaggaatgcagtttggaaacctaccaaaaaacaattaggcaacagcaaattcaatcccttttagacaacttcctgggtaaaacgctccactgcaatagtgaaggtgtaaacttggcagtagaaaatcttaacagtatatttgacctctcagcttccctatcaaatctaaaaatctcaaatagaaaaccgaagaaaatgaacaacaatgacgaatggtttgataaagaatgcaaaaatctaagaaataaattgagaaacctgtccaaccaaaaacatagagacccggaaaacctgagtctacgccttcactatggtgaatcactaaaacaatacagaaatacactacggaaaaagaaggaacagcacgtcagaaatcagctcaatgtaattgaagaatccatagactctaaccaattctgggaaaattggaaaacactaaacaaacaacaacacgaagaattatctatccaaaatggagatgtatgggtaaaccacttctccaatctttttggctctataacaaagaataaagagcaaaaacatatacatgatcaaatacaaatcctagaatcaactattaaagactaccagaacccactggattctccaattaccttgaatgagttacaggacaaaataaaaaccctccaacccaaaaaggcctgtggtgttgatggtatccttaatgaaatgatcaaatatacagacaacaaattccaattggctatattaaaactctttaacatcgtccttagctctggcatcttccccaatatttggaaccaaggactgatcaccccaatccacaaaagtggagacaaatttgaccccaataactaccgtggaatatgcgtcaacagtaaccttgggaaaatactctgcattatcattaacagcagactcgtacatttcctcaatgaaaacaatgtactgagcaaatgtcaaattggctttttaccaaattaccgtacaacagaccatgtattcaccctacacaccctaattgacaaccaaacaaaccaaaacaaaggcaaagtcttctcatgctttgttgatttcaaaaaagccttcgactcaatttggcatgagggtctgctatacaaattgatggaaagtggtgttgggggtaaaacatacgacatcataaaatccatgtacacaaacaacaagtgtgcggttaaaattggcaaaaaacacacacatttcttcacacagggtcgtggggtgagacagggatgcagcttaagccccaccctcttcaacatatatcaacgaattggcgcgggcactagaacagtctgcagcacccggtctcaccctactagaatccgaagtcaaatgtctactgtttgctgatgatctggtgcttctgtcaccaaccaaggagggcctacagcagcacctagatcttctgcacagattctgtcagacctgggccctgacagtaaatctcagtaagaccaaaataatggtgttccaaaaaaggtccagtcgccaggaccacaaattccatctagacaccgttgccctagagcacacaaaaaaaaaactatacatacctcggcctaaacatcagcaccacaggtagcttccacagagctgtgaacgatctgagagacaaggcaagaagggcattctatgccatcaaaaggaacataaatttcaacataccaattaggatctggctaaaaatacttgaatcagtcatagagcccattgccctttatggttgtgaggtctggggtccgctcaccaaccaagatttcacaaaatgggacaaacaccaaattgagactctgcatgcagaattctgcaaaaatatcctccgtgtacaacgtagaacaccaaataatgcatgcagagcagaattaggccgatacccactaattatcaaaatccagaaaagagccgttaaattctacaaccacctaaaaggaagcgattcccaaaccttccataacaaagccatcacctacagagagatgaacctggagaagagtcccctaagcaagctggtcctagggctctgttcacaaacacaaacacaccccacagagccccaggacaacagcacaattagacccaaccaaatcatgagaaaacaaaaagataattacttgacacattggaaagaattaacaaaaaaacagagcaaactagaatgctatttggccctaaacagagagtatacagtggcagaatacctaaccactgtgactgacccaaacttaaggaaagctttgactatgtacagactcagtgagcatagccttgctattgagaaaggccgccgtaggtagacatggctctcaagagaagacaggctatgtgctcactgcccacaaaatgaggtggaaactgagctgcacttcctaacctcctgcccaatgtatgaccatattagagagacatacagtggggagaacaagtatttgatacactgccgattttgcaggttttcctacttacaaagcatgtagaggtctgtaattttgatcataggtacacttcaactgtgagagacggaaaatcacattgtatgatttttaactaattaatttgcattttattgcatgacataagtatttgatacatcagaaaagcagaacttaatatttggtacaaaaacctttgtttgcaattacagagatcatacgtttcctgtagttcttgaccaggtttgcacacactgcagcagggattttggcccactcctccatacagaccttctccagatccttcaggtttcggggctgtcgctgggcaatacggactttcagctccctccaaagattttctattgggttcagatctggagactggctaggccactccaggaccttgagatgcttcttacggagccactccttagttgccctggctgtgtgtttcgggtcgttgtcatgctggaagacccagctacgacccatcttcaatgctcttactgagggaaggaggttgttggccaagatctcgcgatacatggccccatccatcctcccctcaatacggtgcagtcgtcctgtcccctttgcagaaaagcatccccaaagaatgatgtttccacctccatgcttcatggttgggatggtgttcttggggttgtactcatccttcttcttcttccaaacacggcgagtggagtttagaccaaaaagctctatttttgtctcatcagaccacatgaccttctcccattcctcctctggatcatccagatggtcattggcaaacttcagacgggcctggacatgcgctggcttgagcagggggaccttgtgtacgctgcaggattttaatccatgacggcgtagtgtgttactaatggttttctttgagactgtggtcccagctctcttcaggtcattgaccaggtcctgccgggtagttctgggctgatccctcaccttcctcatgatcattgatgccccacgaggtgagatcttgcatggagccccagaccgagggtgattgaccgtcatcttcaacttcttccattttctaataattgcgccaacagttgttgccttctccccaagctgcttgcctattgtcctgtagcccatcccagccttgtgcaggtctacaatttaaccctgatgtccttacacagctctctggtcttggccattgtggagaggttggagtctgtttgattgagtgtgtggacaggtgtcttttatacaggtaacgagttcaaacaggtgcagttaatacaggtaatgagtggagaacaggagggcttcttaaagaaaaactaacaggtctgtgagagacggaattcttactggttggtaggtgatcaaatacttatgtcatgcaataaaatgcaaattaattagttaaaaatcatacaatgtgattttcaggatttttgttttagattccgtctctcacagttgaagtgtacctatgataaaaattacagacctctacatgctttgtaagtaggaaaacctgcaaaatcggcagtgtatcaaatacttgttctccccactgtatttccctcagattacacagatccacaaagaattcgaaaacaaatccaattttgataaactcccatatctactgggtgaaattccacagtgtgccatcacagcagcaagatttgtgacctgttgccacaagaaaagggcaaccagtgaagaacaaacaccattgtaaatacaacccgtatttatgtttatttattttaacttgtgtgctttaaccatttgtacattgttacaacactgcatatatataatatgacatttgtaatgtctttattgttttgaaacttctgtatgtgtaatgtttactgttcatttttattgtttatttgacttttgtatattatctacctcacttgctttggcaatgttaacacatgtttcccatgccaataaagccccttgaattgaattgaattgaattgagagaccaaacaacagagagagagtgagagagagagagagaaacagagagagagagaccaaacaaCAGAgtgaaagataaagagagagacagagagagagaaaccaaacaacagagaaagagagtgaaagataaagagagagagagaccaaacaacagagagagagtgaaagatacacagagagagagacaacattataTGCAGAGAATAGCCACAGTCTGGGCAGATGCTCTTTGATGAGCACATTATAATGGTCACTGGACCTTATCATCTCTTTATTTTCAGGAACAATTTACAGCACTTTTCTTTCTCAACCATCtacataggggagagtggggtaagtcaAGACagtttttacattcagcattcAGCAAGAGAAATAAAGTATTatctcaacaacaaaaatatgatACCTTAAAGTGTGTAAATACTGTAGAGGGAGAAATTGAAAGGCAGAGTGTGTAAGTACTGGGGGGAAAAGAGAAggacaaggagagagaagagagaaaggggatTTGCGCTGGCActtaagaggaggagaggaagaggatggcAGCTCTCTTCCCTCTCTGAGATCCACAGTGAGAAGGTGTTTGTGGgtgagagagagtgtatgtgagagagatgcattcctcttcctctctatttaTGTCATTAAAACGTAGCCACAAAACTAAATTAAGCTTTGTTCCCACCTTTATGACCTGTAGAGAAATGTATCCAAAGCCTTTGCTTGATCTTTTTAAAAGACACCTGAGTCATAGATCCAAGTGTTTACTTTTAAGTAGTTTGGCACTACCATTATTATTACAGCTTGTTACTGTCATTTGGAAAACAAAATGTTCCGGATTTCCAGAGACATTCTGGCCAAGGTCAGCAGGGCAAAGGTTTTTCTTGAAGATAGCAACTAATATCAATAGAAGACAGAACTTCTGTTGTCTCCCTTTCAACTGTAATCCCAAGAGCTggaactctcttcctctctcaaacAAACatactgaaaaaatatgaatcatATAGACAACTCTGTCAATAATACAATGATGAGGACAAAAGAATAGACAGTGTAAATAAGTTACTACTTGTGGATGTAGGCTATACTTCACTAATAGATCAGATACATATTACTGCACATAGTTTAACATCCCAAGAAGTTCATTGTTAGAGAACTAAAACAAATGATTATCTAATGATGTGACTGAGGATCCAGACTTTACCAGCTTCAACTCTGCAGAATGGAACGTTGTTAAAAGTATTTGTGAAATATGCACACAGCCATCTCTCTAACCGTGACACACCTGTATAAGGTAGACTAAACTTACCTGTGTCAGGTACAACGTTTTGTGTGCTGCTCGGCCACAGTAACACACCGAGCAGCAAACAGGAAAATCCAAGCCACTCCATCATAAATTGGATCAATACGTTATGATGAAATAGAGCAAACAAGTGCACCCTGAATGGGATCTTCCCAAGTCACTGTCCATAGCTTTGTTGTACTGTATTACAGTTCCTTCCCTCTCACACTTCCTCGAGATTCTCATGCGCCAAGGGATAAGTCCGTTTTTTGTTGTACAGCCTGCTTCCTTAGAAAGGCTGAAAAGTCATCACAAACTGGTAACCACACAAGGGCGCtctggtatacacacacacaaacagcgtAGACGACTTTATCCACACTACCTCATTCAAAACGTATACAAAAATGTTTGCTCAATTTAATTTCTTTCCACTTTTAGTCCAATTTCATAACTTTTATCACTGGCACAAGTCT encodes:
- the LOC139535772 gene encoding von Willebrand factor A domain-containing protein 1-like, producing MMEWLGFSCLLLGVLLWPSSTQNVVPDTALNCCEGDILLLLDSSGSVSSYEFTRLLHFLSELLLPFSLGRGQVRAGLLQVGTEPHLEFGLDAHSTQPGLQGALQRTMQLQGDTNTEAALRLAQGLLARAGAGDELELPKVLVWLTDGVQLGMVDGPMAELRKAGVSLLAVSMGHGNYQVLQRVVTPPIESHLYFVDIDDISIITEDLREAIIELIRVERLRVVQVSSHSAVLQWRPVLGSNTDFYSFFRYSSVLPGAGEGQPNGGASSGGQYHRRTLPGDASWVELRGLQPDTIYTATLTPNSQSNHDYLNTLSVTFTTQPEVLSPAVVTVADSGPDRVRVSWGPLQTEHVQRYQIEYGALPSGQVHTVRLHGHQNSTLLTGLEPDTQYLVTVSALYSTGKEKAMSVKACTQEVLPALADLQLTPVGRDAVQVRWWGHDEGLRGYWLNWERGETQSPSRPAFSCLYLPPGSLSTLLTQLAPSSRVCVSPVYRMARGEGLCCTARTQTGLILRTHIPGLGSIQFE